The genomic DNA TAGTACCTGTACTAATGCAATGGAGATAAATATAGTGTCTTCCACACTTAGTCTTCATTTCCTATTAAACTTGAGTGACCTTAGGTCTTGGTTTGCCCAGGACAGTCCCCGTTTATGCCTGTTGTCctggcataattattaatagcactCTCTGTCACTCAAAAGTGTCCCAGTTTGGATGGTATGGTCACCCTCTATTTAGCAGAAGTCCGATTTCTTTTAAGGCTAGGCCTAAAAGCAAAGGACCTGTTCTCAAACCAGTAACAGTACTCTTGCAGTAATGGTATGTGGGTGAGGATAGCAATGGGGTGGAGACTTTCCCCCAAATTGAGGAATATTTGGCATAATAGCTCTTAAATGATAATCAATATTTGAGTGCTTACCAAATGCCAGACATTGTTATACAGGCACTTGGTATGACCATCTTATTCTGTTTTCACAGTCACCATGTGAGTTAATTACTGTTGTCATCCCCATCTTCCatatgagggaactgaggcactaAGCATTATAAGCAAATTGTTGAAAATCAGACAGCCAGGAAGTGGTAGAGCTTGGATCTGAGCTCAAGCAGTTTGACTCTATAGAGTTCACATTCTCAACAATGACACTCTCCAAGGAAAAGACATTAGGAAGTGGTGTGAAAACAAGGGTCAGTTGGTTCACTACAGTTGAGATATCAGTGGGCATATTGTAAAATGCACAAAGAAGGTGGCCAGAGGGGTGGTGACTTCTTAATGTGTTTGCTTTCCCTTCTGCCTGCTTCTGCCAGCAAGTGAAGGCAGAGGAGATCATCAAAAGAAGTGGCATAGCCCATCCTGACCTTGCTGGTTCAAAAACTACCTTTAGCAAAAATGGCTAAGGAAAGTGAGGCCAagaacttgtccagggtcaccaCACTAGTAAACTTTGGAGCCAAGATTCAACCTATTTCCTCTGACTTCAAGTCCTCTGACTGCAATCTGGTGCTTTGAGAAAGGTTTTCTTCCCAAGTTAAGGATAATATGGGTATTAAGCTTGTGGAAAGTTGAGGTTGGGACCTGTGGCATGGTTTGTGCTCTATCTTAATCATGAATAAGGGTGCAGCCTCCCTGTGGGATTTGCTGTTGCAGATCCTTGTGCAACAATTTATCTTTTTCCATAGTTGAATCATCTTGCCACATTGTATGCCAAATGAGGATACTGTTTCCAGTTTAAAAGCAATGCTCCCCATGTTGAAGTGTTCAGCTACCTGTTGCTAGAACTGAAAGAACACATGGAAAAATCAATTTTCACATCAGAGTCCAGACTTTAGAGTCTCAGTTGGCCAGTCTGTATCCTGCCCTCCTTCTCCACTGTCTATCCATGAAAAGCCCTAGACAAGTCCTGTTTCCTCCTTATATTGCCAACTTGTCATGATCTCACCTTTTAGTCAACTCCTACAGCCCCATAGACTCCTTCCCCTCTGTAAACATGTGCATTTCTCTcttattctaaaaaaatattCCTGGGCTCTGACATCCCCCTAGGTTGATAAACTATAATAATTCCTTCCTTTCACAATCAAATTTCTTCAAAAAGGAAGTTACACTTGACAGCATTGGCTTCACTCATTAACCCCTTGCAATCTGGCTTCCTCCCTTGCCTCGTGTGTTTTTCATAGAGCACCAGTGAACTCCTAATGGCAAAAGGGGTTTCTGACCCTTTTGCAATACATGACATTGTTACTACCTCTCCCTTCTTGTAACCCTCTCATCCCTTGATTTCTGTGAAACTGTACCAGTTCTCACCCAACTATTacttttttgtctcctttttgGCATCTTTCTCTCCCAACTCCCACAAACGGCATTCTCCCAAATCACTCTCTTCTTCCTAGCTCAAAGATTCTCACCATGGCATGGGGCaggttttaaaaagtgacatgatctgatttacattttttaagaagCTCACTCTGCGGCTACAAAAAGAATGGATTGTAAGTCAACAAGAGTGGAAGTAGAAGCCAGCTAGGTATTGCAGGAAGTCCAAGTGAGAGATGACAGTGCCAGGACTGGGGTGGCGGCAGTGCAGAGGAGAGAAGTGGAGGTAGTTGAGACACGTCTTGGAGGTGAAACCAATGGAAATTGATGGATTAGATTTGGGagtgaaagaaaaggagggaatacAAATaactcccaggtttctggcttaggCAACTGGATAGACTTTGGTATCTCTACTGAGCTATGAAAGATGGGGAAGGGGTGGCAAAGACTTGGATAGGAAAATCAGGAGTTTGGTTTGAAAATGTTAAGTTAGATATGATTAGACATCGCAGTGGAGACAGCCATGTTCCCTTGACTATCTCACCCACTGTTATGACTTTAGCTATCTCTTATCTATGTGGGGAAATAAACTGGGTTAAGCACATGCCCTACCCTCTGAGTTCTTCCTtctcatttccctcttccttaTATTGATACTGCTGGCCTTCTCTTCACACAGACTTTAAGAATTTTCAATAACTTCTCCATCTGCTCTCACCAATATTCAAGTACTAGTAGTAAGGAAGTCCTGTTGAACCTACCCTGTGCAttgtttctccctctctgtttccATTGTCCCTACCCTAGTTTAAATCATCATTGctttggaattccctggcggtccagtggttaggactccatgcttccactgcagggggcacgagttctaACCCTGGtcgggatcccgcatgccacgcggcacagccaaaagaacaaaaaaacaaaacaaaaccataaatgatcattatttcttatctgatccaTTGCAGCACTCTCACTGCTTGTAGTCTTTCAATAGTTAATCTTCCCTACACACTACTGCTgtagaaatcttttattttaagatttctgTTTATATGTCTCCCCATTTCCCACAGGGTGAAGTCTATTCTCTTTAGTCTAGTATTCAAAACACTTCATGAGCCAGCCCCTTCAACTAAACTAGCCTAGAAAtgttctcctttttgtttttgcttatgcTGTTGATTCTAGTCAGCATGCCCTCCCCTGGCTCCCTTCTTCACCAGGTAAAATCCCATCTATCCACTAGGACCCTCTCAAATGTCACTGAATAAGAACCCTAGTTGCCATTTACTAAGTACCAGTTATTAAGTACTTAATGCTTAGTTATTAAACAAGCATCCTACATTCATTATCTGACTCTGCTTCTTGTGTATCTGTCTCATCTACAAGAATGCAAATTCCCTGAGAGCAGAGATCAGACTGTAATTCATCTTGAGGATTGAATCCTCAGCTGTACTGTACACTTAGTTGATGTCAGATAAAGTTTGATGAATGATTGAATGATGGCAGAACTTTGAGCTAATTGCTATGGGAAGATACAAAAGGAGCAtgagagcttacattctagctaAAGAAACACAtcgcaggagaaaaaaaaaatccagaatactAAGTATTGAGGAGATACTAAATGGAGGGTTGAACAAGGTTAGATTTAACACAAAGTCATCCTGGAGGAATCAAGTTTATATAGTAAAGGGAATGTTCAAAAACTTCAGTGTCAGGCAGACCTGGTTTTGAATTCctgcttttgtttgtgtgtgtgactttGAACAGTTATTTTCTCTAaactgcatctgtaaaatgggtgtattaCAACCTCCTTTATAGGACTGTtgcaaggatgaaatgagatagtaTATCCAAGTGCATATCACAATACTCCATAAATGTTTAAAGagtaggggaaaaaagcaaactaGAATATTGGATTGTCTGAGAGGTTAATTCATGTTGATGTGAGAGTTGGGGCCTTGGGCATTGGCTAGTTTGTGTCAGATCATAGGGGCCCCCAGGAACCTGGAAATACTGATGGTAATTCTAAAACTGCTCCAGGATACTCTTTAATGTGAACCCTCACACTAAACCTAAAATATTTCCCTAACTCTTGTATAGctgcagagaaaaaaaggagggaaggaagaagagctgCAGTTTCCAAACATCACTGAAAGTATCTGCTTACACACTTAACTCCAAGTGAATTTTCAAGGAGTGATTTGACATCATTGCTTGACTGGAATCTACGAAGCAATTTACAGAGTACCAGCCAGCGTCTTGGGAAAGTGGTACCAGCTTTGCCAGAGTGAATTATTGAGATTGTTAACTCTTATATGGACATGGATAGTTAATGATGAAAAGCAGTGAACTAAGTTGCAGCACAGAATTGACTGTGTAAACTTTTCAAACAGTTTGTACCATTAATTAATCCCCCACCAAAAAGAGCCCGTCTGATGTGTTGGGTGGTGCTGGGCTCTTAGTGGCCACACTGTGTCTGTCTTTAGATATTTATATGGGTGTGTTTGCAGATTGAGACAATTCATAAAGCGTTGAcggtgatcctttttttttttttagcgctAAAACTCAAATTCGCGGCTATTTTAGTAATTAGCCCTGACTCTTCCGCTACTCAAATCCCTCGAAACTACATCTCCCAGCATGCTCTGAAGCTGGTCTGACTTCATCTCAAATGGCCCCGTAGGGCAACAATGGTTAGTTTTGACTGTGCTTATTTGTGCTATAAAATATCGATCCTAATTGGCAGCTATTTGGGCTTTTATATCTGCCGACCTCCGTTTTTGAACTGTAGTCACTAAATGTAGGGGTTCTGGCCTGACAAGGCCCATGCATTTCTTCAATTGGATGGGGAGCAGGGACAGTGTCACCGGCGATCTCGAAACTAGGAGGGAATGTTGACCAGGGAGCACCGCTGCGGCCGATCAGAGGAGCAGGAACCGGAGCCCGGGCTGAGTCCGAAAAAAGCCGGATCCGGACGGTGGCTCCGGAACGGCTGTAAGTGGAAGATGGAGGAGCCGGAGGAACCGGCGGACGGTGGGCAGTCGCTGCCCCCGGTTTACATTTACAGCCCCGAGTATGTTAGCATGTGCGACTCCCTGGCCAAAGTCCCCAAACGGGTAAGAAAGGTTGGGATGAAAGACCGTGGGttttgggggtgtgggtggggggcCGGTGGACGGGAGGGCATTAGGAAGCGAAGAGGATACAGGGCTGGGGGAAATCTTCAGCAGAAATTTGGGCGGCTGTACCAGGTGATGGAGGAAGTGTTCCCTTAGAGAGTTTCCTGAGAGCGCAGCGGGGCGTCCAACggacaggtgggggtggggtggaggtgcgggggagggggaagggatggCATGGAGGGGATGGTGTCTCTACTGCCAGGGATCCCCGAAGTGGAGAAGAAGCTGCAGGAGAAAAGTGTTCCAACACCTCCGTAAGGCCCGATAGCTTGCTCCTTAGCGATTTAGATACTTTGTATTGTCTAAAGTGCTTTGTAACTGTTAAGTAAAAAGGGAGGGGAGTTAAAAGTTAGTTCCTTTGTTCAGGATGATGAAGTCGATGGAATTTCTCTGAATTAAACATTTGAgactattttctgcctttttttcttccttttttgctgATGTTTTTAGGCCAGTATGGTACATTCCTTGATTGAAGCATATGCACTGCATAAGCAAATGAGGTAAGTTGTGCTTGAACAGAGCCCTGAACCCAGGTGTTCATAGCCTTAACTTCCTGCTTCACAGTGGGGCTAATTAGGGAGAGAATggtccttttttaaaagttttttgtgaTTCACAGTGTTGGTAATCTGCCTGTAACCTAGTAAAAGCTCTTGAAGAATTAAGAAAACTCGAAAAAAGTACATGAAGCAGTTAAGAAATAGGACTTTATTGCTGGGAGGGAAGTATCCTAGGGATAGGTGTTTTGTGGAGGTTTCGGGGTGAGTACTTTTGGGTACTAAAACCTATCTGATAGAAAAAAAGATGTTCAGCTGGGAGGTGTTCtggttttggggttgtttgttttttgtctttcctaAGCCAGCTCTGAGAGTATGGGTTCAACTTAAGACTTTTAGATACACCATTACCACCACCAAACTTTAATGATGAGCCTGGAGACAGTCAAGACCAAAGGAAACTCCTGGAGCCAAGGCCATAACTCAGCACAGAGCTAagtgcttctttaaaaaaaaaacaaaaaaatgaagttgctGTTTGTTGTTATAAGAGTAAATATTAGAACCCTGACACTTGTAGGATTATTTGTGACATTTTCTGGCCAATTGGGTGAACATCTGTCTATGCTGGCTAGTGTGATATGCTTCATTTATCTCCCAGAAGGTAGTGTAAATTTTATCCttattattaacaaaataatttattgagtatCTTCTTTATGAATGTTTTTCAACCGTTTTTTAACCCATAGGTTTGGTAAACAGAAAAACTACATGCTTTCCATTAAAGTTATTTAACAGTTCAAAAAATTACTTTGACAAACAAGAaatcaaagcaaagcaaaactgtCTAATTTCCTTGCTGTTAAGTAGGGAGGCTCTCAGTAAGGATTTGTTAAGGAAGAGGAAGGGTATTAAAAGAGGGAGCAATTAGGGCCGGGAAACATGGTACaagaaactgtaaaatttttattttaatgggcaGAGTTATCACTTCTGAGGGTGTAGACATGTTTTCTTGAAGAAGAAGCAAGACTCCTTGGATCTTagctatatatatttactttttgagGCTGAGCTTGCTTGGTGATGGTAGTAGCCTGTATAACCATATTAATTCAGGAGAAACTCATGGGCATGTTCCCCttcagcaaacaaaaaaaacactaatgCCTCCCTGTGGCCTGGGTCATGCGTTTTAAACTTGAATGTGCATATTAATTaccttgttaaaatacagattctttttttttaattgtatagttgatttacaatgttgtttagtttttggtgtacagcaaagtgatatatatatattctttttcatattcttttccattatggtttatcacaggatatggaatatagttccctgtgctatacaataggaccttgttctctttccattttctatataatagtttgcatctgctaagcccaaactcccaatccaaaaTATATGGAATGTTTCACAAATTTGAGTGTCATCCTTGCATAGGGGCCTTGCTaatctctgtatcattccaattttagtatatctGCTGCTGAAGTGAGCACTGAAGtacaaattctgattcagtaggtctgaggggAGGCTGAAattctgcctttctaacaagctcccaggtgatgctgctgctggtccaTAGACCCCCCTTTGAGTGGTGAGGGCTAGAGAGCAGTAGTGgcagtggcagagtcaggaagaGGATATGGGGACTAGGCAGCTAGAAGTTAGAGGTGGTTAAGTCCTGTTGTTAGGTTAGCACCCTGTATTCTCTCCGTCACTCCTATTTTCACTTCCTGTGAACAGTGGGTTGAGAGCTTCTGAGCAAAGCCCAGTTCTAGCCTGTttgctccttctctccttcctctcagaGGCAGATGTGAGGGACCAATTATAGAAACTTTCACATTTTTTggttgcctattttttaatcctttaatattaataataatgacagtTATCCACAAGGCATTTTCATGTATgttatcatttaatcttcacctaAGTCCCATAAgatatccccactttacagatgaggaaactgaactacAGAACAGTCAGCTTATCTGAGGTTATAGAGCTGGTAATTAGGACGGGAAGCCAGTTCTCTGACTCCAAATTCAAAATTCATGACAATACAGCTGCctattaaagtaaaaatgtagTTGAAAGGATTGTATTTGCCCAATTAGGAAAACTGattcaaatgaaaatatctcTTCCTACTGGTTTGTCATGAAAGTTGTAACTCACAGAGCAAAATTTGTCTAATACCTGATTATTTAACTTAAAtataataactcttttttttaacctgccTATAAACTCAAGGGAGATATCTATCCTCTCACCCCTTTTTAATGGAGTCAACATGTAGATGTGAGGAAATGAAGACTGTATTGCAGTGGAGGAACAGAACGTGTTTATTGCTTCAGCCTCCTGGAACCAGAAGCTGGAAGTTGTATTTTCACTCCAACTGCTGGCTCCTGCTTCCAGGTTCTGGCATACTCTGGATCTGACTCACTCACCTTTCTTTGTTCCCTGTTATTATTAGGATAGTTAAGCCCAAAGTGGCCTCCATGGAGGAGATGGCCACTTTCCACACCGATGCCTATCTGCAGCATCTCCAGAAGGTCAGCCAGGAAGGAGATGATGATCATCCAGACTCCATAGAATATGGACTAGGTAAAGTCATTACTAGGCAATGATGGGAGATAGATGACCTCCATCTATAGATCATAACTACTTAATCTTTTATAACTTGCATGATGGtctttaatacttttaaattaacAACTAATGTGTTAACCACAATATTAATCTTCCTTTAACCACACTCCCATATGAATTGAGCAAAATTAATGCTGGATCAAATGGAGGAAAACCTTTCAGTTGCTTGGCGCCCTAATAGCAGTGCCCAGATTGGGTCTGGCTGTATGTACACTGATTTAACTGTCCTGTGACCTTATATTTTAACTTCagtgtatatttatattcttgCTAAGTTTGATGCCTTATCTCTCATTAAAcagctgcatttttaaaagccataagTGGCCAATAGGATAGTCTAGAGAAACAACATGATTTAATAGAAGAACACTGGACTGGAGGTATGTGTATAGGGCAGGGGTGCGGGCTTAAGACACCAGGGGGTCCCAGACCTGGCTCTGTGTCATCACAGATATGACATATCACCTCTCAgtcctcagtttctccatataTAGGATGTGACTAGTTAATCTTCAAGGTTTAGTCTTTCTAGCTGTAATACTGAATAATTCCTTCCCCGACATTGAAGGTGTTTAGCTCTCATTTTGGAGCTGGTGTTAGCACAGTAGCTTTCTGGTAGGGTATGTTGTTGTCATACCTCAATCTACTCCTCCTAATAGGGTACTGGACCCAATTCCAATGTGTGGAGGGGGGAATTTCCCCCCACACCACCAAACAATGCTCAGGACACCAGCttggtgtcctacaattcaactcagttctgacactctCTACCCGGAGagagcatcagattccacaggtgaagtgctcagtcccacaagacttcTCTCCACATCAGACATCAGTTGCAAACCCAAGCTGTTACCTGTGCTCTGGCTGACAGGCTGCAAATTGGAGGTTCTAGCAACCTCACCAACTCAGAATGCCAAGCACAAGTCCAagttgttacctgtacttctgaccaactctCTATAAATCAGAAATTCCCATGACCCCCTCGAAtttaattaatttgctagagcggcTCACAGAACCCAGGAAACCCATATATTCACTAGATTACCAGTTAATCAttaaaggatataactcaggaacagccagatggaagaggtgcaTAAAGGCAACgtatggggaaagggcatggagtttccatgccctctccaggtgtgccactctccccaaatctctacGTGTTCAcgaacccagaagctctccaaaccctctcctttggggtttttatggaggcttcattacataggcatgaatGATTAAGTCATTGGCCAATTGGTGATTAAGCTTGTTGACCTAAACAAGTAggctgccagatatttctccatcAAAGATGGGTttgtttgggatcagcagagaattgcaatttggggtctgcaaccatggcaagCCATGGCAAGGGAAGCAGAACACTTttacagagagggaaaggaaCTTGGGAGagctatggtttaaaaaaaaaaaaaaaagagtccatggctttttcattgagtccttgccaggaaagaaaagTCTTTCTTCTTGTTAAACTTGGTTATTGTTTCAGGGTGTGAGAgcgcccccttctggtctcctgactaTTTAATTTaagtttctgtttattcattttttacaaaCTCAATCACCAGTTCCTCTGGCCTCACACAGGAGGTCAGGGGGATGGAACTGATAGTTCCAACCCTCATAATTCTACTGGCAACCAACCCCCATCCTTAGATGTGGTCCACAAGTTACCTCATTAATACAACCAAGACACATCTATAACTCATCATTTAGGAATTCCAAGAATTTTAGGAACTCTGCCACAAACTGGGaagaaatacagttgatccttAAACAGCGCATGGGTTAGGGGCACCCACCCTCCCTCCGTGCAGTCGAAAACCTGAGTATAACTTATAGTTAGCCCTCCACATCTGCAGTTGCGCATCCGCGGATTCAACCTACTGCTAatggtgtagtactgtagtatttactgctgaaaaaaaatccacctgtAAGTAGGCCTGCGctgttcaaacccatgttgttcaagggttaactgtatatTCTTTATTATAAGTCATAATATCACACCCCTCTTTATCCAGCTTATTTTTTAACAAGCTCTTCTGATGTTTGCCTGAAGGTTATGACTGCCCAGCCACTGAAGGAATATTTGACTATGCAGCAGCTGTAGGAGGGGCTACAATCACAGCTGCCCAGTGCCTGATTGATGGAATGTGCAAAGTAGCGATCAACTGGTCTGGAGGGTGGCATCATGCAAAGAAGTAAGAAAATGACCTTTCTGCTTTCTATCTCTTTCCTTGAGTCAGTTTCTTATTTATGTAAACTCTTATGTTTATTGTATTGGCAGTTATTGAGAGacgtggggggtgtgtgtgtatgacacTTTACTACACCTTCTGAAGAGatacaagtaaaataaaagatgacataATATAGTGGAACGTGTACTATTGAAAGTCAGGACACCTGGGCTTTATGCCTACTTTTTCTACAAACTTGGCTGACTGACTTGGACAGATTAACCTCTCTCGGTCTCAGTCTCTTCATCAGGAAAATGGGCAGAGCAAAGGATATTAATCTAGATATCTAGACAATCTCTAAATTCCTTTTAAGCTTTCTGGAAATTCCCCTGTCTTCAAGGAACTTATACTCTAGAAACATTATTAAAACTAGAATAATTGGGGAGCAACATCAATTTTGGTACCAATTGAATATATGTATGAGATGAAGAGATTTAGCAATAAGGAGCAGTTAATCATGGAAGTCTTGGAAGAGGTGAATTTTGGAGCTAGTTCTTGAAAGGAGTGGCAAACAGATTTTTGAATAGATGGAGAATTGATGAGaacagatttaaaacaaaaggCTGAAGAATCAAAAAGgagacttagggcttccctggtggcgcagtggttaagagtccacctgccaatgcaggggacacgggttcaagccctggtctgggaagatcccacatgccacagagcaattaagcccatgcaccacaactactgagcccatgtgccacaactactgaagcctgcgtgcctagagcccgtgctccgcaacaagagaaaccactgcaatgagaagcccgcgcaacgcaatgaagagtagcccccactcgccacaactagagaaagcctgcacacagcaacaaagacccaatgcagccaaaaataaataaataaaataaataattttttttaaaaaagaggcttATGCTGCCATCTCTAAGCAGCAAAGTGGCAACTTAGAGGTGTTACCCTAAGGAGAAAGGGCTTGTGCAACAGCTATTGGGTACTACTTGGAGTTACAGGAAAAGTCCTTTTTGAGTTTGATGTTAACATTTCAAACAGCTATACTCTGTGTCTGACAGGGACTGCTGAGCCTTATTCAGCATTTGGTATCTTGCTTAAGATGGCTGTAGTACATGTTGGAGGAGaaggattttatttattgatttatttatttttattgaagtatagttaatttgcaaagttgtgttagtttcagctgtacagcaaagtggttcagttatacttttcagattcttttccattataggttattacaagacgctgagtatagttccctgtgctatatagtaggtccttgttgtttacctattctatatatagtagtgtgtatctgttaaccccaaactcctaatttatccccccctccaGAGGAGAgggaatttaaaaactgaatttatcAATGTGCTATTTGAGTGAAATAAAGCAGCAGTGGTAGGAACTGCCAATGCATCATTCACACACCAGTTGTTCATACTATCTGCCATGACCTTGATACTCTAGTGCTCTTGAGTCCAGAGAAAACagcactttatttttcagaataaaatcttGAGCACAACTTCAGCATATGCAGATTAAGGTAATAATATGGAATTCTTTTCATCAAATGGATAGATTTCATGACCAAGGAAATCCTTGAGTAAGTTTACTACTAGAATCTACAACTGAGGTGGTGGAGCATAGAGAAACTGTCTTTAGTAATGAGTTTTACATGgtcttaaaaacaaagagaaacaacCTGCCTTTTGTTAGTTTTtgctctattaaaaaaattcaaaatcaagaCAGTGATCTCTAGGAGGGAAAAATGACCCTGTCTGCTTCAAGCTATAGATAAAAGGGACAAAACCAAGCTTCTCTGAACCAAGgacttctctgccttctcatgcTTAGCAAGTTGAAAAGAAAAGTAGTGTGGTTTCATGGGAAATGCCCAGTCCTACAAGTCAGCTCTAGTTTCTGCATGTGGCACTGGAGCagcttatatatttaaattcaccACTTAAGGCCTCCTAGGGCCTGGGTCAGTTTGCAGTGGAATACCCAGGTACCTGCCACTTCTTATTACTGTTTTGCTGCCAAAGGAAGCACACTCTATCTCCAGCCAATTATGGCTGCCTCTGGGCTGTATGCAAGCGTGGGCATACCCACACGCCATTATCTTAACTGTTTCAGACAGCTTGCAGCTGATCCTACCTGGAAACAGACATGCCTGTGGTAAATATAAATTACCAAGAGTCTCTAGAGATTGCCCCAATTCAGGTCCAAATTCCAAGGCGTTCTTGGCGCCTCTAGAACCTCTGCAGATGGAATACAGGCATTTAGCCCACAAACTTACATCTAGCGGGCATTTATCT from Lagenorhynchus albirostris chromosome X, mLagAlb1.1, whole genome shotgun sequence includes the following:
- the HDAC8 gene encoding histone deacetylase 8 isoform X5; amino-acid sequence: MLTREHRCGRSEEQEPEPGLSPKKAGSGRWLRNGCKWKMEEPEEPADGGQSLPPVYIYSPEYVSMCDSLAKVPKRASMVHSLIEAYALHKQMRIVKPKVASMEEMATFHTDAYLQHLQKVSQEGDDDHPDSIEYGLGYDCPATEGIFDYAAAVGGATITAAQCLIDGMCKVAINWSGGWHHAKKCWQDYSEIGTLFENVGNVKSGENVCTC